From one Pseudanabaena sp. FACHB-2040 genomic stretch:
- a CDS encoding pentapeptide repeat-containing protein: MRWSSLRFVKQLEWVARCVPTWLAVLVSVVCLAAVALWVQEDVVIRSPLDLFQRDALKIFFENAESFAIVAAVILYFKGAPDRKAQKHYEAWRIIDNAAAGKVSTSYARFQALQDLHQDGVPLRSLEAPGANLTQIHLPEAQLMEANLAKADLRAACLHRAQLTQAILRGANLEKANLKGADLQGADLRQANLTHADLTGADLRGADLKGATLRGAELWKSQFFGANLAEADLKWAELQGHELHGAKLSHTTLPDGSVEQQDVEFWSTQA; this comes from the coding sequence ATGCGATGGAGCTCTTTGAGGTTTGTTAAACAGCTGGAGTGGGTGGCCCGGTGTGTCCCAACCTGGTTGGCGGTGCTGGTGTCGGTGGTGTGTTTGGCTGCAGTTGCCCTCTGGGTGCAGGAAGATGTCGTAATTCGCTCACCGCTGGATCTGTTTCAGCGAGATGCGCTGAAAATCTTTTTTGAGAATGCCGAATCTTTTGCGATCGTGGCAGCGGTGATCTTGTACTTCAAGGGCGCACCTGATCGCAAGGCCCAAAAGCACTATGAAGCCTGGCGCATTATTGACAATGCGGCGGCTGGCAAAGTCTCGACCAGCTATGCCCGCTTCCAGGCCTTGCAGGATTTACACCAGGATGGGGTGCCGTTGCGATCGCTAGAAGCCCCCGGCGCAAATCTCACCCAAATCCATCTGCCCGAGGCCCAGCTGATGGAGGCCAATCTAGCCAAGGCCGACCTGCGAGCCGCCTGTCTCCACCGCGCCCAGCTAACTCAAGCGATCTTGCGAGGGGCGAACCTAGAAAAGGCCAACCTCAAGGGAGCCGATTTGCAGGGAGCCGATCTGCGCCAAGCCAACCTCACCCACGCGGATCTAACCGGAGCCGATCTGCGCGGAGCTGACCTCAAAGGCGCAACCTTGCGGGGGGCAGAACTGTGGAAGTCTCAGTTTTTTGGAGCTAATCTGGCCGAGGCCGACCTCAAGTGGGCCGAGCTTCAGGGCCATGAGCTGCATGGGGCCAAGCTTAGCCACACGACGCTACCAGATGGCAGTGTTGAGCAGCAGGATGTTGAGTTTTGGAGCACACAGGCATAA
- a CDS encoding choice-of-anchor I family protein yields MENFTLQLFHVADQEAGIPAIEDAPRFSAVLEALRLQDLDEDGAPGFANTLTLSSGDAYIPGAFFSASLAAFGGAGRGDILIQNELGIQAIAFGNHEFDLGTGQIGELLRPSTSASGSPYPGALFPYLSGNLNFAPNGDLASLVTADGQEASTIPGRIAASTIITVNGEKVGVVGATTPTLRAISNPGTVEVTPSPFSGNPSPAELDALAAVIQADVDALLVANPDLDKVVLLAHMQQIAIEQALATRLRNVDIIVAGGSNTRLTDENDRLRTGDTKQGDYPIFTTDAGGNPIAIVNTDGNYKYVGRLVIQFDANGNIIPDSYNPNISGAYATDEQGVADLGAAELVNPRIQEIADAIGTVIAELDGTIFGKTTVFLNGTRQDVRTQETNLGNLTADANLAYAKTVDASTVISIRNGGGIRNDIGIISAPPGSTEVSEVEKLPPAANPLAGKEEGDISQLDLSDSLRFNNDLALVTVTAQELLALVEHGVSGVRPGATPGAFPQVSGINFSFDPTAPANDRVQSLVVIDEQGAVQDTVVRNGEVVGNPDRTFRVVTLGFLATGGDGYPFPDRERVNLQIPQLSGRTGEATFANDGTEQDALAEYLLANFSAETPFSQADTVPLLDTRIQNLSERFDALSEASLFSFTGRIQTAGAEISTYDAQSQRLFVTTGSGIEIVNIADPSNPVSLGLINISELGATVNSVAARNGIIAAAIDASPITDAGVVAFFNAQGVLLKSVTVGSLPDMLTFTPDGTKVLVANEGEPLEGVNPNGSISIIDISNGVEAATVTEVGFTQFNGQENALRSQGIRIFPGVAAAADFEPEYIAISPDGTQAFVTLQENNALAVVDIASASVVELVPLGVKDHSQPGNGLDASDRDGGINLRNLPVFGLYMPDAIASIEVGGQTYYLTANEGDARDEDARVSSLTLNPTAFPNAEVLQREENLGRLNVSRIDGRGPTDTYSQLFAYGARSFSVWNSAGELVYDSGDEIERIVASLTPDLFNANNGDPALVDTRSDDKGPEPEAVTTGFIGDTPFAFVGLERAGGGVLAYDISNPLAPVFVQYLRSPEDISTEGVLYIPAAESPNGQNLLVLSHEVSKTVSIYQTTLTDPGPLPVPVLDANQPFFVGFEQFVRGLATIGEELNYTPVETGALSLGALFDETYYLGQNQDVAVAVLTGSLESGFEHFVEFGQFEGRDPSRFFDSATYESENPDVAAAVAAGAFSSFQHFALFGHIEGRSGSPLFNQANYLASNPDVAAAVQAGALASGFEHYVEFGIREGRVPGIALYDEAFYLSQNPDVATAVQGGSFSDGLEHFVSFGTSEGRNPSSLFTESAYLAGNPDVAAAVEAGGLPSGFAHYVYFGRPEGRAIA; encoded by the coding sequence ATGGAAAACTTTACCCTGCAGTTGTTCCACGTTGCTGACCAGGAAGCTGGAATTCCTGCGATTGAAGATGCGCCTCGATTTTCTGCGGTGCTAGAAGCGCTCAGACTTCAAGATCTAGATGAGGACGGCGCACCTGGGTTTGCCAATACGCTGACTCTGTCCTCAGGAGATGCCTACATTCCAGGAGCCTTCTTCAGCGCCAGCCTGGCGGCCTTTGGCGGCGCGGGTCGGGGCGATATCTTAATCCAAAATGAGCTGGGCATCCAAGCGATCGCATTTGGCAACCACGAATTTGACCTGGGCACCGGCCAGATCGGCGAACTGCTGCGGCCTAGTACCAGTGCTTCAGGCTCCCCGTATCCTGGGGCGCTGTTTCCCTACCTGAGCGGCAACCTAAACTTTGCTCCTAACGGCGACCTGGCTTCTCTGGTAACTGCAGACGGCCAGGAAGCTAGCACCATTCCTGGCCGCATCGCCGCTAGCACAATCATTACAGTCAATGGCGAGAAGGTAGGCGTTGTCGGGGCCACCACGCCTACCCTGCGGGCAATCTCTAACCCAGGTACCGTTGAGGTTACCCCCTCCCCCTTTAGCGGCAACCCCTCGCCTGCTGAGCTTGATGCCTTAGCTGCAGTCATCCAGGCAGATGTCGATGCGCTGCTGGTCGCTAACCCAGACCTAGATAAAGTGGTTTTGCTGGCGCATATGCAGCAGATCGCCATTGAACAAGCGCTGGCGACTCGGCTTCGCAACGTGGACATTATTGTGGCGGGTGGTTCCAACACTCGGCTAACGGACGAAAACGACCGTCTGCGGACTGGGGACACTAAGCAAGGGGACTATCCCATTTTCACAACCGATGCTGGTGGCAACCCCATAGCCATTGTCAACACCGACGGCAATTACAAGTACGTCGGTCGCTTGGTGATTCAATTTGATGCCAATGGCAACATCATTCCCGATAGCTATAACCCCAACATCAGTGGTGCCTACGCTACTGATGAGCAGGGCGTAGCTGATTTAGGTGCAGCGGAGCTGGTTAACCCTCGCATTCAAGAAATTGCGGATGCCATTGGGACGGTCATTGCCGAGTTGGATGGAACTATCTTTGGCAAAACTACTGTTTTCCTCAACGGTACCCGCCAGGATGTACGCACCCAGGAAACCAACCTGGGCAACCTGACGGCCGATGCTAACCTGGCCTATGCCAAGACTGTCGATGCTAGCACTGTTATCTCCATCAGGAATGGGGGCGGCATCCGCAACGACATTGGCATTATCAGCGCGCCACCTGGCTCCACCGAGGTGAGCGAGGTGGAAAAGTTACCCCCAGCAGCCAATCCCCTGGCAGGCAAGGAAGAAGGCGACATTTCCCAACTCGATCTCTCCGACAGCTTGCGCTTCAACAATGATCTTGCGCTGGTAACGGTGACGGCTCAGGAACTGTTAGCCCTGGTGGAGCATGGCGTTTCGGGTGTCAGGCCTGGGGCAACGCCCGGTGCGTTTCCCCAAGTGAGCGGCATCAACTTTAGTTTTGACCCTACCGCTCCAGCCAACGACCGGGTTCAGAGCTTGGTCGTGATTGATGAACAGGGAGCGGTGCAAGATACTGTGGTCCGTAACGGGGAAGTTGTGGGCAACCCTGATCGCACCTTCCGAGTGGTGACGCTCGGTTTTTTGGCAACGGGTGGTGATGGCTACCCCTTCCCCGACCGAGAGCGAGTCAACCTGCAAATCCCTCAGCTATCCGGGCGTACAGGAGAGGCCACTTTTGCCAACGATGGCACCGAGCAAGATGCTCTGGCCGAGTACCTGCTGGCCAATTTCTCTGCTGAGACTCCTTTCAGCCAGGCCGATACAGTCCCGCTGCTAGATACCCGCATCCAAAACCTGTCTGAGCGGTTTGATGCGCTCAGTGAGGCTAGCTTGTTTTCTTTTACTGGCCGTATTCAAACTGCTGGTGCGGAAATCTCAACTTATGACGCTCAATCGCAGCGGCTCTTTGTCACAACGGGCTCCGGCATTGAAATTGTCAATATCGCTGACCCCAGCAACCCAGTGAGCCTTGGGCTAATCAATATCTCTGAGCTGGGGGCTACGGTCAACAGTGTGGCTGCCAGAAACGGCATTATCGCCGCTGCCATCGACGCCAGCCCGATTACCGATGCCGGGGTCGTGGCATTTTTCAATGCCCAGGGCGTCCTGCTGAAGTCTGTCACCGTCGGATCGCTGCCCGACATGCTCACCTTTACCCCCGACGGCACCAAGGTGTTGGTTGCCAACGAAGGGGAGCCTCTTGAAGGTGTGAACCCCAATGGATCGATCAGCATTATCGATATTTCCAATGGGGTGGAAGCCGCTACGGTAACTGAAGTAGGCTTTACCCAGTTCAACGGCCAAGAGAACGCGCTGCGATCGCAAGGTATCCGTATCTTCCCCGGTGTAGCTGCCGCTGCCGATTTCGAGCCGGAGTACATCGCGATTTCTCCCGACGGCACCCAGGCGTTTGTCACCCTGCAGGAGAATAACGCCCTAGCTGTTGTCGATATTGCCTCGGCCTCAGTGGTTGAGTTAGTGCCCCTAGGTGTGAAAGACCACAGCCAGCCAGGTAATGGCCTCGATGCCAGCGATCGCGATGGCGGCATCAACCTACGCAATTTGCCTGTGTTTGGTCTGTATATGCCAGATGCGATCGCATCGATCGAAGTGGGCGGCCAGACCTACTACCTGACAGCCAACGAGGGCGATGCCCGCGACGAGGATGCTCGCGTAAGCTCCTTGACGCTAAATCCCACCGCCTTCCCCAACGCCGAAGTTCTACAGCGAGAGGAAAACCTGGGCCGCCTCAATGTCTCCAGGATTGACGGCCGCGGCCCAACTGATACCTACAGCCAGCTCTTTGCCTACGGCGCGCGCTCCTTCTCGGTCTGGAACAGCGCAGGCGAACTGGTTTACGACAGTGGCGACGAGATCGAGCGGATCGTAGCCTCGCTCACCCCCGATCTGTTCAATGCCAATAACGGCGACCCAGCTCTGGTAGATACCCGCTCCGACGACAAAGGCCCCGAACCCGAAGCCGTGACCACCGGCTTTATTGGCGACACGCCCTTTGCCTTTGTTGGGCTAGAGCGAGCAGGCGGCGGCGTGCTGGCCTACGACATCAGCAACCCACTGGCCCCCGTTTTCGTCCAGTATCTACGCAGCCCCGAAGACATCAGTACCGAAGGTGTACTGTACATTCCCGCCGCTGAAAGCCCCAACGGACAAAACCTGCTGGTGCTCTCCCATGAGGTCAGCAAGACGGTCTCTATTTACCAGACCACCCTCACCGATCCTGGCCCTCTTCCAGTGCCTGTGCTAGACGCCAACCAGCCGTTCTTTGTCGGCTTCGAGCAGTTTGTTCGGGGCTTGGCTACGATTGGCGAAGAGCTGAACTATACCCCAGTAGAAACTGGAGCACTCAGTCTAGGCGCTCTGTTCGACGAAACCTACTACCTGGGCCAAAACCAAGATGTAGCCGTCGCCGTTCTAACGGGCAGCCTCGAAAGCGGCTTTGAGCACTTTGTCGAATTCGGCCAGTTTGAGGGCCGCGACCCGAGCCGCTTCTTTGACAGTGCCACCTACGAGAGCGAAAACCCCGATGTGGCTGCTGCCGTAGCAGCGGGTGCCTTTAGCAGCTTCCAGCACTTTGCGCTATTCGGCCATATCGAAGGCCGCAGCGGCAGCCCCCTCTTTAACCAGGCCAATTACCTAGCTAGTAACCCCGATGTGGCTGCCGCCGTACAGGCTGGTGCCCTCGCTAGCGGCTTCGAGCACTACGTCGAGTTTGGCATCCGCGAAGGCCGAGTCCCCGGCATTGCCCTGTATGACGAAGCCTTCTACCTAAGCCAAAACCCCGACGTCGCTACCGCCGTACAGGGAGGTAGCTTCTCCGATGGCCTAGAGCACTTTGTCTCCTTCGGCACCAGCGAAGGCCGCAACCCCAGCAGCCTGTTCACCGAAAGCGCTTACCTAGCAGGCAACCCCGACGTCGCCGCCGCTGTTGAAGCAGGCGGGTTGCCCTCGGGCTTCGCTCATTATGTGTACTTTGGGCGACCGGAGGGACGTGCGATCGCATAG